The Prochlorococcus marinus CUG1417 genome includes the window GCTCTCTATAAAAGAAGGTTGCTCTTTAATTATTATTTCTGATAAGGGTATTAATCCTACAAAGACTTTTATTCCTCCCTTACTTGCTGTTGGAGCAATTCATCATTACCTCCTAAAAAAAGAAATCAGGCTAAAAGCTTCTCTAATTATTGAAACGGGTCAATGTTGGAGTACTCATCACTTGGCTTGCTTGATTGGTTATGGTGCAAGCGCGGTTTGCCCTTGGTTGACCTTCGAAGCAGGTAGACACTGGTTAAAACATCCAAAAACACAAAAACTCATTGATAGCAAAAAAATAAATCCATTATCAATAATTGATGTTCAAGAAAATATTAAAAAAGCACTAGAAGACGGTCTAAGAAAAATTCTTTCAAAAATAGGAATCTCACTTTTATCTAGTTACCATGGTGCACAAATTTTTGAAGCTGTGGGGCTTGGATCTGACTTAATAAAAATTGCTTTTGATGGTACAACAAGCCGTATCGCTGGCATAACATTAAAAGAATTAACTAATGAAACACTTTCAATACATACGAAAGCCTATCCAGAGATCGATTTAAAGAAATTAGAATTTTTAGGATTTGTACAATTTAGAAATAATGGGGAATATCATTCCAATAACCCAGAGATGTCCAAAGTTTTACATTCAGCAGTAAAACAAGGTCCAGGATATGATCATTTTGAAACTTACAAAAAATTAATTAGTAATAGACCGCCAACATCTCTAAGAGATTTACTAACAATTAATTCAGAAAGAAAAAGTATTCCATTAGAGGAAGTTGAAAGTGTTGAATCAATTTGCAAAAGGTTTTGCACTGGTGGAATGAGTTTAGGCGCTTTATCTAGAGAAGCACATGAAGTTTTAGCAGTTGCAATGAATAGAATTGGTGGGAAAAGTAATAGTGGAGAAGGTGGAGAAGATCCAGCTCGTTTTAACGTTTTAAATGATATCGATGAAAATACTCAATCAGCGACGTTGCCTTTCATTAAAGGTCTAGAAAATGGAGACACCGCATGCTCAGCTATTAAACAAATTGCATCAGGAAGATTTGGAGTTACACCTGAATATTTAAGAAGTGGTAAACAACTCGAAATTAAAATGGCTCAAGGTGCAAAACCCGGAGAAGGGGGGCAATTGCCTGGTCCGAAAGTTGATTCTTACATCGCAAAATTAAGAAATAGTAAACCTGGAGTAGCTTTAATATCTCCTCCCCCGCATCATGATATTTATTCAATTGAAGATTTAGCTCAACTTATCCATGACTTACACCAAGTTCATCCAAAAGCGAAAGTAAGCGTTAAACTTGTTTCTGAAATTGGTATAGGCACTATTGCTGCTGGAGTAAGCAAAGCTAATGCAGATGTAATTCAAATTTCAGGTCATGACGGAGGTACAGGTGCTTCACCCTTGAGTTCTATTAAACATGCAGGTTTACCATGGGAACTAGGTGTTTCCGAGGTTCATAAATCTCTCTTAGAGAATAACTTACGTGAAAGAGTAATTTTGAGAACTGATGGAGGTCTTAAAACTGGCTGGGATGTAGTTATTGCAGCCTTACTAGGGGCTGAAGAATACGGTTTTGGTTCTGTAGCTATGATTGCTGAAGGATGCATAATGGCTCGGGTTTGTCATACAAACAAGTGTCCTGTTGGAGTTGCCACTCAAAAAGAAGAATTAAGAAAAAGATTCAAAGGTATTCCAGAAAATGTTGTCAATTTTTTCTTATATATTGCTGAAGAAGTAAGACAGATAATGAGTAGAATCGGTGTTTCTAATATGGAAGAACTGATTGGTAATCAAGAATTTCTTTCTGCTAGAAATATCGATCTTCCAAAAACTTCTAATATTGATCTTTCCTCTTTAGTGAATAAAAATTCAACCACTGATAGATCATGGTTAAAACATTCAAAGACTGCCCATAGTAATGGATACGTATTAGAAGACGAATTTTTGTCTGATGCTGAATTTATAGATTCAATTAAAAATCACGAAATATTAACCAAAGAAATTGAGATAAAAAATACAGATAGAAGTGTTTGTGCGAAAATATCAGGCGAAATCGCAGAACTTCACGGCAACATTGGCTTCAATGGCGAACTGAACTTAAATTTCAAAGGATATGCAGGACAAAGCTTTGGTGCCTTTTTATTGAAAGGTATGAATGTTCAATTAATTGGAGAAGCTAATGATTATGTTTGTAAAGGAATGAATGGAGGAATACTTACAATAATTCCACCAAAAATAGATACAACTTCTTCTGAACAGGTTATTTTAGGAAACACCTGTCTTTATGGAGCAACAGGTGGGAAATTATTTGCATTAGGAAAATCGGGCGAAAGATTTGCAGTAAGAAATAGTGGAGCTACAGCGGTAACAGAAGGAGCAGGTGATCATTGTTGTGAATACATGACTGGTGGAAAAGTAGTTATTCTAGGTTCCACAGGAAGGAATATTGGTGCGGGCATGACCGGTGGAATAGCTTTTATAATCGATGAGAATAATGATTTGAGTAATAAAGTTAATAAAGAAATAGTTAGCATTCATAAAATAACTACATCAAAACAGGAAAATATTTTATTGGAAATTATTAGAGAATATCGAGCAAAAACAAATAGCTTAAAGGCCACCAAAATAATTGAGAATTGGTCATATTACAAGAGTATTTTTAAATTAATAGTCCCCCCAAGCGAAGAAGAAATGCTTGGCCTAAAGAAAATTTAAATGCCTG containing:
- the gltB gene encoding glutamate synthase large subunit, whose translation is MGESIKRIVGPYQDSYSPNGIIGEKDACGVGFIANVKGIESNWILKQSLKGLNCMEHRGGCGGDSDSGDGAGILCSIPWNYLEKDVNLENKKDFDKGLGMIFMPNKKEKIEECKSICEEEAKKLRINKTSWRTVPVNNEILGPLAKANAPFISQWILLIDKKNKNDIEKLLFQLRKRIEKKIRESFKTHVGDCEFYFASLSSKTVVYKGMVRSEILSEFYQDLREESFKVSFSVYHRRFSTNTLPKWPLAQPMRFLGHNGEINTLLGNINWAKASETHIDDFWEELSNEIKPIVDINKSDSSNLDATLEINIRSGQPITDSLLKLVPEAFRDQPELEQREDIKSFYEYSASLQEAWDGPALIVFADGNFVGATLDRNGLRPARYSITNDGFVIMGSETGVVDLEEERVIEKGRLGPGQMLAVDFHQNRILRNWEVKSEAAQRHDYKNLLSNRTIKIDNSEWFKDCKLKDLELLQQQTAYGFSAEDNDLILDSMASLAKEPTYCMGDDIPLAMLSSKPHILYDYFKQRFAQVTNPPIDPLREKLVMSLEMHLGERCTPFEIKDPKPFVHLQSPILNEEELISIKKSKIKSQTISSLFDIEEGVQGLENQLKAICKQSELSIKEGCSLIIISDKGINPTKTFIPPLLAVGAIHHYLLKKEIRLKASLIIETGQCWSTHHLACLIGYGASAVCPWLTFEAGRHWLKHPKTQKLIDSKKINPLSIIDVQENIKKALEDGLRKILSKIGISLLSSYHGAQIFEAVGLGSDLIKIAFDGTTSRIAGITLKELTNETLSIHTKAYPEIDLKKLEFLGFVQFRNNGEYHSNNPEMSKVLHSAVKQGPGYDHFETYKKLISNRPPTSLRDLLTINSERKSIPLEEVESVESICKRFCTGGMSLGALSREAHEVLAVAMNRIGGKSNSGEGGEDPARFNVLNDIDENTQSATLPFIKGLENGDTACSAIKQIASGRFGVTPEYLRSGKQLEIKMAQGAKPGEGGQLPGPKVDSYIAKLRNSKPGVALISPPPHHDIYSIEDLAQLIHDLHQVHPKAKVSVKLVSEIGIGTIAAGVSKANADVIQISGHDGGTGASPLSSIKHAGLPWELGVSEVHKSLLENNLRERVILRTDGGLKTGWDVVIAALLGAEEYGFGSVAMIAEGCIMARVCHTNKCPVGVATQKEELRKRFKGIPENVVNFFLYIAEEVRQIMSRIGVSNMEELIGNQEFLSARNIDLPKTSNIDLSSLVNKNSTTDRSWLKHSKTAHSNGYVLEDEFLSDAEFIDSIKNHEILTKEIEIKNTDRSVCAKISGEIAELHGNIGFNGELNLNFKGYAGQSFGAFLLKGMNVQLIGEANDYVCKGMNGGILTIIPPKIDTTSSEQVILGNTCLYGATGGKLFALGKSGERFAVRNSGATAVTEGAGDHCCEYMTGGKVVILGSTGRNIGAGMTGGIAFIIDENNDLSNKVNKEIVSIHKITTSKQENILLEIIREYRAKTNSLKATKIIENWSYYKSIFKLIVPPSEEEMLGLKKI